A single region of the Triticum dicoccoides isolate Atlit2015 ecotype Zavitan chromosome 2B, WEW_v2.0, whole genome shotgun sequence genome encodes:
- the LOC119366870 gene encoding uncharacterized protein LOC119366870: MEAAGDGRFRGPLDAVAGSIFSAMDLPLNRPAQTMVNDWERIVVDIRSSDESTIHPANDLLIQALAIYPYSHLVDCWESMLEKDAELIRQSEKGGKCIFLLNNTFDVLQMVRRQRASFAGDELASRLTSMVERYKKSYLGECWAPLNRLNLEEFTAEFLATCNRQMTWKVTAELRYQLRQEIVDFIVPPYEVSLSALQGKGKRVLGGPFSLLRRQIVGEKKQKKYYYTVEQLEGEIRGLFEG; encoded by the exons ATGGAAGCGGCAGGGGATGGAAGGTTCCGAGGACCGCTCGATGCCGTTGCCGGTTCCATATTCAG TGCGATGGACCTGCCTTTGAACCGGCCAGCTCAGACGATGGTGAATGATTGGGAACGAATAGTCGTGGACATCCGTAGCAGCGACGAATCAACAATTCATCCAGCAAATGACCTTCTCATACAAGCCCTGGCTATTTACCCTTACTCCCACTTGGTTGATTGTTGGGAATCCATGCTCGAGAAAGATGCAGAATTGATCCGCCAAAGTGAAAAGGGTGGGAAATGCATATTCCTCCTGAATAACACATTTGATGTTCTGCAAATGGTGCGGCGTCAAAGAGCATCTTTTGCCGGCGACGAACTGGCGAGTAGGCTCACTTCAATGGTCGAGCGGTACAAGAAGAGCTACTTGGGCGAGTGTTGGGCTCCTCTGAACCGTTTAAACTTGGAGGAGTTTACCGCAGAATTTCTTGCCACCTGTAATCGCCAGATGACATGGAAGGTTACAGCGGAACTCAGGTATCAACTGCGGCAGGAGATCGTGGATTTCATTGTTCCACCGTATGAGGTGTCCTTGTCTGCACTGCAGGGAAAGGGGAAACGAGTTTTAGGGGGGCCTTTTTCATTATTAAGGCGACAAATTGTGGGAGAGAAGAAACAAAAGAAGTACTACTATACTGTTGAGCAACTGGAAGGGGAGATAAGAGGATTATTTGAAGGGTGA